A genomic region of Dickeya solani IPO 2222 contains the following coding sequences:
- a CDS encoding amino acid ABC transporter ATP-binding protein, with translation MISVKNLTKRFGDQVVLNNISLDIAQGEVVAIIGPSGSGKSTLLRCLNLLEKPESGTITIGEQSLDTRRYTGKEEYALRRQTAMVFQNYNLFNNKTALENITEALIVVKKMPKKQANEIGLSLLELVGLLPQAHQYPVTLSGGQQQRVSIARALAVDPKAILFDEPTSALDPERVHEVLQVIQKLAGQNTTMVIVTHEMQFAKEVADRVIFMADGHIVEQGPAEKVISFSDNPQTRRFLRQLTNIQEPSEFDI, from the coding sequence ATGATTAGCGTAAAAAACCTGACCAAACGTTTTGGCGACCAGGTGGTGCTGAACAACATCAGTCTGGATATCGCCCAGGGCGAAGTGGTGGCGATCATCGGGCCGTCCGGCTCGGGCAAGTCCACCCTGTTGCGTTGTCTGAATCTGCTGGAGAAGCCGGAGTCCGGCACCATTACCATCGGCGAGCAGTCGCTGGATACCCGTCGTTATACCGGCAAGGAAGAGTATGCGCTCAGACGTCAGACGGCGATGGTGTTCCAGAACTACAACCTGTTCAATAACAAGACCGCGCTGGAAAACATCACCGAAGCCCTGATTGTGGTGAAGAAGATGCCGAAAAAGCAGGCGAACGAGATTGGGCTGTCGCTGCTGGAGCTGGTGGGGCTGCTGCCGCAGGCGCACCAGTATCCGGTGACGCTTTCCGGCGGTCAACAGCAGCGCGTCAGCATCGCCCGTGCGTTGGCGGTGGACCCTAAAGCGATCCTGTTTGATGAGCCGACCTCGGCGCTTGACCCGGAGCGCGTGCACGAAGTGTTGCAGGTTATCCAGAAACTGGCGGGGCAGAATACCACCATGGTAATCGTGACCCATGAGATGCAGTTCGCCAAAGAAGTGGCGGACCGGGTGATTTTCATGGCCGATGGGCACATTGTCGAGCAAGGCCCGGCGGAGAAAGTGATCAGTTTCTCCGACAACCCGCAGACCCGCCGCTTCCTGCGACAGCTGACTAACATTCAGGAACCATCAGAGTTCGATATCTGA
- a CDS encoding amino acid ABC transporter permease, producing the protein MNIDLSYLLKVFPQVLMYLPTTLLLAVVSMLFAIVLGLVLALVRESRFVVVAKLVELYISLFRGIPSLVQLFIIYFGLPQLFPSLNGLSAMTAAIIGFSLKNSAYMAEIFRAALASVDFGQTEAGLSVGMNKAQIYRRIVLPQAMLNALPATGNTFISLIKDTSVAFALGVSELFAEGKMIAAESLRFFETFLVVGLIYWMLIVVYSWLQSQLEKKLSHSRQR; encoded by the coding sequence ATGAATATCGATCTTTCCTACCTGCTGAAAGTTTTTCCCCAGGTGTTGATGTACTTGCCCACCACGCTGTTGCTGGCGGTGGTATCAATGCTGTTTGCCATCGTGCTGGGACTGGTGCTGGCGCTGGTTCGCGAGAGCCGCTTCGTTGTGGTGGCGAAACTGGTGGAACTCTATATCTCGCTGTTTCGCGGTATCCCGTCGCTGGTGCAGTTGTTCATCATCTATTTCGGTCTGCCCCAGCTGTTTCCGTCACTGAATGGCCTGTCTGCTATGACGGCGGCGATTATCGGGTTTAGCCTGAAGAACTCGGCTTATATGGCGGAGATTTTCCGGGCGGCGCTGGCGTCGGTGGATTTCGGACAAACGGAAGCCGGCCTGTCGGTAGGGATGAACAAGGCGCAAATTTACCGCCGCATCGTGCTGCCGCAGGCGATGCTCAACGCGCTGCCTGCCACCGGCAACACCTTTATTTCTCTGATTAAAGATACCTCGGTGGCCTTTGCGCTCGGGGTGTCGGAACTTTTTGCCGAAGGCAAGATGATTGCCGCCGAATCGCTGCGCTTCTTCGAAACTTTCCTGGTGGTAGGGCTGATTTACTGGATGCTCATTGTGGTTTACTCCTGGCTGCAGTCTCAGCTGGAGAAGAAACTCAGCCACTCACGGCAGCGTTAA
- a CDS encoding amino acid ABC transporter substrate-binding protein — translation MTMKKIILPVLALSAAILAAGCDSQNSGEKVLRIGATGQSYPSSFKQDNKLVGFDVEVAETIAKDLNYKVEWVTADFSGLMGQLEASKLDTIANVVAITPARQEKYSFSQPYSYYGSQIVTHKDNANINTLDDLKGKTVAGVLGSNHVNNLKKAFADGSVTIRTYETRDGAMSDALAKRVEGYINSRPILLAEINKRNLPFKLVGEPLVVEQVGFPFHKDQKGDELRKKFDDELNKMRSDGRLKALSVKYFGEDITAGK, via the coding sequence ATGACTATGAAAAAAATTATCCTCCCTGTATTAGCCTTGTCTGCGGCCATTCTGGCGGCGGGTTGCGATTCTCAGAACAGCGGCGAGAAGGTACTGCGTATCGGCGCCACCGGGCAGAGCTACCCGAGTTCGTTCAAACAGGACAACAAGCTGGTTGGTTTTGACGTGGAAGTGGCGGAAACCATCGCTAAAGATTTGAACTACAAGGTCGAGTGGGTGACGGCGGATTTCAGCGGTCTGATGGGGCAACTGGAAGCCAGCAAACTGGACACCATCGCCAACGTGGTGGCGATTACCCCGGCGCGTCAGGAAAAATACAGTTTCTCCCAGCCGTACAGCTACTACGGCAGTCAGATCGTCACGCATAAAGACAACGCCAACATCAATACGCTGGATGACCTGAAAGGCAAAACCGTAGCGGGCGTGCTGGGCTCCAACCACGTCAACAACCTGAAAAAAGCCTTTGCCGACGGCAGCGTCACTATCCGCACTTATGAAACCCGCGACGGCGCCATGAGCGATGCGCTGGCCAAGCGTGTTGAAGGTTACATCAACTCTCGCCCAATCCTGCTGGCGGAAATCAACAAGCGCAACCTGCCGTTCAAGCTGGTGGGTGAGCCGCTGGTGGTGGAGCAGGTCGGGTTCCCGTTCCACAAAGATCAGAAAGGCGACGAACTGCGCAAGAAGTTTGATGACGAACTGAACAAAATGCGCAGTGATGGCCGACTGAAAGCCCTGTCTGTCAAATACTTCGGCGAGGACATCACGGCGGGCAAATAA
- a CDS encoding GNAT family N-acetyltransferase has translation MRTVFRQATSADDEAFLELALAAYASVRELGIKFDAAYADIDMVRRHLRSNGVYVMEKDGRLAASITIRYPWGPNPGPYGLPHIGWFATHPDFKQQGLGKQMLDWLEQAVLKEQLKAPAVTLGTAKQHPWLLDMYRKYGFQEVGQADLGKGHLTIYMRKVLDQDLYHHWEKKHP, from the coding sequence ATGCGTACCGTATTTCGTCAGGCCACCTCTGCGGATGACGAGGCGTTTCTCGAACTGGCGCTGGCGGCTTATGCGTCGGTGCGCGAACTGGGCATCAAGTTTGACGCCGCCTATGCGGACATCGACATGGTGCGCCGCCATCTGCGCAGCAACGGGGTGTACGTGATGGAGAAAGACGGGCGTCTGGCCGCGTCGATCACCATTCGCTATCCGTGGGGGCCAAATCCCGGCCCGTACGGATTACCGCACATCGGTTGGTTCGCCACCCATCCGGACTTCAAGCAACAGGGGCTGGGCAAACAAATGTTGGACTGGCTGGAACAGGCGGTGCTGAAAGAGCAGTTAAAAGCGCCCGCCGTGACGCTGGGCACCGCCAAACAGCATCCCTGGTTGCTGGATATGTATCGGAAATATGGCTTTCAGGAAGTCGGCCAGGCGGATTTAGGGAAAGGACACCTCACGATTTACATGCGAAAAGTCCTGGATCAGGACCTTTATCATCACTGGGAAAAGAAACACCCCTAA
- the purB gene encoding adenylosuccinate lyase encodes MASHLIDFLLIGNNFGTPEMRAVWSEQNRLTRQVDVEIALALAEGDLGVIPQDAASTIASHANASALNIEEIAQDAVRMKHSLMPTIAAIQRQCGEAGEYIHYGVTTQDVVDTATVLQLRQAFDIVVRDTRLVAIELKRLAKKHQHTLMTGRTHGMQALPTTFGFKLAVWLDEFVRHLQRLNEIRERVLVGNINGAIGTYASFGELGPEIERHTLTRLGLNTPNIGWQSARDRFSEYASVTVLISGTLGKIGNELYNLMRTEINEIEEPFSEGKIGSTTMPHKRNPAALEGLASLTAPLFKSAALIHESMKVEHERDAMSWRAEWIALPEINIYLSAQLQNALGILRGMSVNEKQMRTNLDLQNGLLLSEKVMFEIGKLLGKQTAHHLVYECSMAAFEQNREFKALLLEHPVLSQHLTSDALDAWLDPANYVGSAPQKVDEVIRYADDTGLLGE; translated from the coding sequence ATGGCATCACATCTGATTGATTTTCTTCTTATTGGAAATAACTTTGGCACACCAGAAATGCGCGCCGTATGGTCAGAGCAGAACCGTCTGACCCGCCAGGTTGACGTGGAAATCGCGTTGGCGCTGGCAGAAGGCGATCTGGGTGTCATTCCGCAGGACGCGGCCAGCACTATTGCTTCCCACGCCAACGCCAGCGCACTGAATATCGAAGAGATCGCTCAGGATGCGGTGCGCATGAAGCATTCTCTGATGCCGACCATTGCCGCTATCCAGAGGCAGTGCGGCGAAGCCGGCGAGTACATCCATTATGGCGTGACCACGCAGGATGTGGTGGATACCGCCACCGTGTTGCAGCTGCGTCAGGCGTTCGACATTGTGGTGCGCGACACCCGTCTGGTGGCCATCGAACTGAAACGGCTGGCGAAGAAACACCAGCATACGTTGATGACCGGCCGTACCCACGGTATGCAGGCGCTGCCGACCACCTTTGGTTTCAAACTGGCGGTATGGCTGGACGAGTTTGTGCGTCACCTGCAACGCCTGAATGAAATCCGCGAGCGTGTGCTGGTGGGCAACATCAACGGCGCCATCGGCACTTACGCTTCTTTTGGCGAATTGGGGCCGGAGATCGAACGCCACACCCTGACCCGTCTGGGTCTGAATACCCCGAATATCGGCTGGCAGTCTGCCCGCGATCGTTTCTCGGAATACGCGTCGGTGACAGTGCTGATCAGCGGTACGCTCGGTAAAATCGGCAACGAGCTGTACAACCTGATGCGCACCGAAATCAACGAAATCGAAGAGCCGTTCTCCGAAGGGAAAATCGGTTCCACCACCATGCCGCACAAACGCAATCCGGCCGCGCTGGAAGGGCTGGCCAGCCTGACGGCGCCGCTGTTCAAGAGCGCCGCCCTGATCCACGAATCGATGAAGGTCGAACACGAGCGTGACGCCATGAGCTGGCGCGCCGAGTGGATCGCGCTGCCGGAAATCAACATCTACCTGTCAGCACAGTTGCAGAACGCGCTCGGTATCCTGCGCGGTATGTCGGTGAACGAAAAGCAGATGCGCACCAACCTGGATTTGCAAAACGGCCTGCTGCTGTCGGAAAAAGTGATGTTTGAAATCGGCAAGCTGCTCGGCAAACAGACGGCCCACCACTTGGTATACGAATGCTCGATGGCGGCGTTCGAACAGAACCGCGAGTTCAAAGCGTTGCTGCTGGAGCATCCGGTGCTGTCGCAACACCTGACGTCGGATGCGTTGGATGCCTGGCTGGATCCGGCGAACTATGTCGGCAGCGCGCCGCAGAAAGTTGATGAGGTGATCCGGTACGCGGATGACACCGGCTTGTTGGGCGAGTGA
- a CDS encoding nuclear transport factor 2 family protein, with amino-acid sequence MSIIAPVEKQFAAYNTHDLAAFSACFHENFRAYRMPSESPSIVGKAALTAFYRDHRFSNPALRAELVSRTVLGNQVFDHEKIYGLSPEPIESIAVFEVKDGLITTAWFYFA; translated from the coding sequence ATGTCGATTATCGCGCCGGTAGAAAAACAGTTTGCTGCTTATAACACCCATGATTTGGCGGCTTTTTCCGCCTGTTTTCATGAGAACTTCCGGGCTTATCGCATGCCATCGGAAAGCCCGTCCATAGTGGGTAAAGCCGCGTTGACGGCGTTTTATCGCGATCACCGTTTCAGTAATCCGGCACTGCGTGCCGAACTGGTGTCCCGTACGGTACTGGGCAACCAGGTTTTTGATCATGAAAAGATTTACGGCCTCAGCCCTGAGCCGATCGAAAGTATCGCCGTGTTTGAAGTGAAAGACGGGTTGATTACGACGGCATGGTTCTACTTTGCATAG
- a CDS encoding iron-containing alcohol dehydrogenase family protein, which produces MFAIKSPGVYHHQSGLLSRVGELIAPFSGRIAVLTSPRAWDAVQSRLSESLTKADVQFDVHLLEGECTRDAIAYHRHEIAQDGVHFVLGVGGGRVMDCAKAVADGLDNGQVVTLPTIAATCAAWSPISILYDEQGGHQGTQVLQRMPEMVLVDSDVIARSDVRYLKAGIIDALAKWYEFQPYLAKNSDNLALNLKIQAAALAKDTFVQWGEQALHDNAEQRVTRALQKVIDANIALAGLANSMRDDSPSPGVAHAIHNRMTHLPELHDWLHGEKVGYGLRVQSLLARGDGSVDPDLLVHLQRYDAPARLPASEARYVELAETLSETFKFPETSAALLPFSLTPETIRHAVLATQYSA; this is translated from the coding sequence GTGTTTGCCATAAAATCCCCCGGGGTCTATCACCATCAGTCAGGCTTGCTGTCACGCGTCGGTGAGCTCATTGCACCGTTTTCGGGGCGTATCGCGGTATTAACCAGCCCGCGAGCCTGGGATGCGGTGCAAAGTAGGCTGTCCGAGAGTTTGACGAAAGCTGACGTACAGTTTGATGTGCATCTGTTGGAAGGTGAATGCACGCGCGATGCTATCGCATACCATCGGCATGAAATTGCCCAAGATGGTGTTCATTTTGTGCTGGGTGTCGGCGGTGGCCGAGTGATGGACTGCGCCAAAGCGGTTGCCGACGGGTTGGACAACGGCCAGGTCGTGACTTTGCCGACGATTGCTGCCACCTGTGCTGCCTGGTCTCCTATCAGTATTTTGTATGATGAGCAGGGCGGGCATCAGGGAACGCAGGTATTACAGCGCATGCCCGAGATGGTGCTGGTGGACAGCGATGTGATTGCCCGTAGCGATGTGCGCTATCTGAAGGCAGGGATCATCGATGCCCTTGCCAAATGGTATGAGTTTCAACCCTATCTGGCGAAAAACAGCGATAATCTGGCGCTGAACCTCAAAATACAGGCGGCGGCGCTCGCGAAAGACACCTTTGTACAATGGGGCGAACAGGCTTTGCATGACAATGCAGAACAGCGGGTCACTCGGGCATTGCAAAAGGTGATCGATGCCAATATTGCCTTGGCAGGACTGGCTAACAGTATGCGTGATGATTCACCTTCGCCTGGCGTGGCCCACGCGATTCATAATCGAATGACACACCTTCCTGAATTGCATGACTGGCTACACGGCGAGAAAGTAGGATACGGATTACGGGTACAGTCGCTGTTGGCGCGTGGCGACGGCTCGGTTGATCCCGATTTGCTGGTACACTTACAGCGTTATGATGCTCCCGCACGTTTACCGGCGTCGGAGGCGCGTTATGTCGAACTGGCAGAAACACTGTCTGAAACATTTAAATTTCCAGAGACTAGTGCCGCTTTGCTGCCATTTTCGCTCACACCAGAGACAATTCGGCACGCGGTGCTTGCGACGCAGTACAGCGCCTGA
- a CDS encoding amino acid ABC transporter substrate-binding protein: MKTRLTRYLSAALFPLLAAVMLNGCDNNKSAETQGKVLRMGTTGQSFPGSYKENGTLVGYDVEVAETIAHKLGYQIAWTTADFSGLMGQLEAGKLDTVANNFVKTTERQKKYNFTNSYLNYASQIVTSINNKDIQSLDDLNGKTVSGVLGSTHVTNLRNAFPNNDVTIRTYETRDGAMNDVINNRVQGYVNSRPILLAEINKRHLPLKLVGNPISNEQVAFPFAKTPEGKKLLAEFNQQLQELRQNGQLKALAEKYFGSDMVLESSKAE; this comes from the coding sequence ATGAAAACCCGATTGACTCGCTACCTCAGCGCTGCACTATTCCCTCTCCTTGCCGCCGTGATGTTGAACGGCTGTGATAACAACAAGAGTGCGGAAACACAGGGTAAAGTGCTACGCATGGGTACTACGGGCCAAAGTTTCCCGGGCTCTTATAAAGAGAACGGCACGTTAGTAGGTTATGATGTGGAAGTGGCAGAAACCATCGCCCACAAACTGGGTTACCAGATAGCCTGGACCACCGCTGACTTCAGCGGACTGATGGGTCAACTGGAAGCAGGAAAATTGGATACTGTCGCCAATAATTTTGTGAAAACAACCGAGCGTCAGAAAAAATACAACTTCACCAACAGTTATCTCAACTACGCATCGCAAATCGTCACCAGCATTAACAACAAAGACATTCAATCTCTGGATGATCTTAACGGTAAAACGGTGTCTGGAGTGCTGGGTTCTACTCATGTAACCAATCTGCGCAACGCTTTCCCCAATAATGACGTCACCATTCGCACCTATGAAACCCGCGATGGTGCCATGAATGATGTTATCAATAACCGTGTTCAGGGCTATGTCAACTCGCGCCCCATCCTGCTGGCAGAAATTAACAAACGTCACTTGCCGCTAAAACTGGTCGGTAACCCCATCTCCAACGAGCAAGTCGCCTTCCCGTTTGCCAAGACACCGGAAGGCAAAAAATTACTGGCGGAGTTTAACCAACAGCTACAGGAACTGCGTCAGAATGGTCAGCTAAAAGCACTGGCAGAGAAATATTTCGGTAGCGATATGGTGCTTGAAAGCAGTAAAGCGGAATAA